In the Paenibacillus sp. FSL H7-0357 genome, one interval contains:
- a CDS encoding DUF2262 domain-containing protein: protein MSDVVVRIPVESWSITELTKETYCCCFQPVQIWGDDVEVEIFLPTAIGSKEIAKDAAISAVPLLEEELAWLQMNKGELGKALEWAKERAEEWIWDDPDFVELSDNEGYVELDGQTVCVPISDEAFLNSLFLWSVVFEQVDGAGSFKMSIELGNKPDYFAGHRIHIDIDEHKNFVNQGL, encoded by the coding sequence ATGTCAGATGTAGTGGTCCGGATACCCGTTGAATCGTGGTCAATAACGGAATTGACGAAGGAGACATACTGCTGCTGTTTCCAGCCTGTACAGATTTGGGGAGACGATGTTGAGGTTGAAATATTCCTGCCCACGGCAATCGGAAGTAAGGAAATAGCAAAAGATGCAGCTATAAGTGCCGTTCCTTTGCTGGAGGAGGAGCTTGCCTGGCTTCAGATGAACAAGGGAGAACTCGGTAAGGCGCTGGAGTGGGCTAAAGAGCGGGCCGAGGAATGGATTTGGGATGACCCGGATTTTGTTGAGCTATCGGACAATGAAGGCTATGTGGAGCTGGACGGGCAAACTGTTTGCGTCCCGATTTCGGATGAAGCTTTTTTAAACAGCTTGTTTCTATGGAGTGTTGTTTTTGAGCAGGTAGATGGTGCCGGTTCGTTTAAGATGTCAATTGAGCTTGGGAACAAACCGGATTATTTTGCCGGACATCGGATACATATCGACATAGATGAACATAAAAATTTTGTAAACCAAGGTTTATAA
- a CDS encoding SMI1/KNR4 family protein: MTEKAETLWQRIIAKGSRNTPGYEANLNLQPGASVEELDGLASTLEVVLPQELRDFYSIYNGQDWEAGSQCFVRNLTLSPLEQILEDWEFLNEEFDPDDMEPEIAPQIKPLLWNPRWIPIASNGGGDHLCIDTDPTAEGTFGQLLYFYHDWGNRSVEAAGLFDFIEQCLSEEE; encoded by the coding sequence ATGACAGAGAAGGCAGAGACACTGTGGCAGCGCATTATTGCAAAAGGCAGCCGGAATACTCCGGGGTACGAAGCAAATTTGAATTTACAGCCTGGCGCTAGCGTGGAAGAACTTGATGGGCTTGCCAGTACGCTGGAGGTTGTACTTCCCCAGGAGTTGAGGGACTTCTATAGCATATATAATGGTCAGGATTGGGAAGCAGGCTCGCAGTGTTTTGTCCGAAATCTAACGCTGTCGCCGCTTGAACAGATTCTCGAGGATTGGGAATTTCTAAATGAAGAGTTTGATCCGGATGACATGGAACCGGAGATTGCCCCGCAGATCAAGCCGTTACTGTGGAATCCACGGTGGATCCCTATTGCCAGCAACGGGGGTGGCGATCATCTCTGTATAGACACGGACCCTACAGCAGAAGGGACCTTTGGGCAGTTGCTCTATTTTTATCATGACTGGGGAAACCGGTCTGTTGAGGCGGCAGGCTTGTTTGACTTTATTGAACAATGCTTGAGTGAAGAGGAGTGA
- a CDS encoding VOC family protein: MKLGHIMIFVNDMTKARWFYSELLGLQTLLEQENKLVFALDGCQLIAFKCEKTKEIGDYSNEARTVLVFEVVSIEQTYKEMKDKGIQFLHDKPTQGRYAAFVDPFGNVHEIAESFD; this comes from the coding sequence ATGAAACTAGGACATATAATGATTTTCGTCAATGACATGACAAAGGCGAGATGGTTTTATTCTGAATTACTGGGTTTGCAAACACTGTTAGAGCAAGAAAATAAGCTTGTATTTGCCCTTGACGGCTGTCAGCTTATAGCTTTCAAGTGTGAAAAGACCAAAGAAATTGGAGATTATTCGAACGAGGCTAGAACAGTTTTGGTGTTTGAGGTCGTATCCATTGAGCAAACTTATAAGGAAATGAAGGATAAGGGTATTCAATTTTTGCATGATAAACCTACACAAGGGCGATATGCTGCTTTCGTCGATCCGTTTGGTAACGTGCATGAAATCGCTGAATCGTTCGATTGA